From Ovis aries strain OAR_USU_Benz2616 breed Rambouillet chromosome 21, ARS-UI_Ramb_v3.0, whole genome shotgun sequence, a single genomic window includes:
- the LOC101108970 gene encoding olfactory receptor 8B8-like, whose protein sequence is MAPGNGSFVTEFILLGLTNQPDLQLPLFFLFLGMYMVTVLGNLGLITLIALNSHLHTPMYFFLFNLSLIDLCYSTVFTPKMLINFISKKNIISYVGCMTQLYFFSFFIISEIYVLTSMAYDRYVAICNPLLYNVAMSPKVCSSLTLGSYLMAFSGAMAHTGCMLRLTFCDANTINHYFCDILPLLELSCTSTYISELEVFIVVGINIIVPSLTIFVSYGLILTNILHISSTEGRSKASSTCSSHIIAVSLFFGSGAFMYLKPPSAVSMDEGKISSVFYTNMVPMMNPLIYSLRNKDVKLALRKTLSMKQF, encoded by the coding sequence ATGGCTCCTGGAAATGGCTCTTTTGTGACCGAATTCATTCTGTTGGGATTAACCAACCAGCCAGATCTCCAGCTCCCTCTGTTCTTCCTGTTCCTAGGAATGTACATGGTCACTGTGCTGGGAAATTTGGGATTGATAACACTAATTGCACTGAATTCACACCtacacacccccatgtactttttcctttttaacttgtCTCTCATAgacctctgttattctactgtatTTACGCCCAAAATGCTGATTAACTTCATATCAAAGAAGAATATTATTTCTTACGTGGGGTGCATGACCCAGCtctactttttcagtttttttatcatttctgaaATCTATGTGCTGACAtcaatggcctatgaccgctatgtggccatctgtaacCCACTCTTGTATAATGTTGCCATGTCCCCTAAAGTGTGTTCCAGCCTTACGCTTGGTTCCTACTTGATGGCATTTTCTGGTGCCATGGCTCACACTGGATGCATGCTGAGACTGACCTTCTGTGATGCAAACACCATCAACCATTATTTCTGTGACATCCTCCCTCTACTTGAGCTCTCCTGCACAAGTACATACATCAGTGAGCTGGAAGTGTTTATTGTAGTGGGCATTAATATCATTGTGCCCAGTCTCACCATCTTTGTCTCTTATGGTCTCATCCTCACCAACATCCTCCACATCAGCTCCACAGAGGGCAGGTCCAAAGCCTCTAGCACCTGCAGTTCTCACATCATTgctgtttctctcttctttggaTCAGGGGCATTCATGTATCTCAAACCACCTTCTGCTGTGTCTATGGATGAGGGGAAAATATCTTCTGTATTTTACACAAATATGGTTCCAATGATGAACCCATTAATCTACAGCTTGAGGAACAAAGATGTTAAACTTGCTCTGAGAAAAACTCTGAGTATGAAACAGTTTTAA